tgcccgccccacccccgcaACCTCTAAGCCTGGAATTGTGCATAACCCGGATCTTGTATCTTTGTATAACGGATGTTATTTGTACGAAGGGCAGTTCGTAAACAGCACTTgttcttttaataaaagaatgttttacaaaaaaaaaaaaaaaaatccagagacaTCCTGCTTTGTTGGGCGTTactgaagggagagggaggtggcctGCCAACCGTGGGAGCGTTGGCAGGGAGCGGGGTGGGGACGGTCTATTACATCTCTTCTTGCACTCGGAATCGTTCGCCACAATGCACAAAATACCCTGGCTGCATTCTGAACACTCAGATACCTGCGCCCCACCCACAAGGATGTGAGGTGTAGGCCAGGCTGGCGggaatctgtttaaaaaaaaaataaaaccagctcCCTAAGTGACGATCTGTACCCGCCCTGCGCTCCCAGCAACACTGAGGCTCGGCAGGAGAAAACAGCTCCCCGGGAGGGTCGCGGCTCACaggggggctgggggtgtggcCTGGGAGGGAACGAAAGGCAACCGACGCCGTTCAGCAGACTGGTGGGTCCGAAGGGGACGCCCGGAGAGCCCGGCCCACACCCCCCGGGAGGCCGGAGGAGTCTGGGGGGCTGGTACTTGGCTTGGCTTCCGGCCGCTGGGGTAGGACCGGACCGCGTAGGCCTGCGGCCCCCACCCGCACCGAACCCCGCGGCGTCTTCCGGGCCGAGGCGGGGCCTGGCCGCTGGGAGGcggggggaaagtgggaaggtGACCTGGACGCGGGGCGGAGCCAGCGTGGCGTGGCGCGGCGGCCAGGGCCAGCATGGGCGGCGTGGGCGCGCTCCTGCGTCCGGTAGCCCGGGTGAGCATCATCCTCCCGCGGTACTGCCCGGGCCAGCCTCTCCTCGCCCGCCCCGCCGGCCCCTCGGCGGAGCGTCCCCCTCAAGTCCCCGCGGTGCCCGGTGCTTCGTAGCCTTCCTTGAGCGCCTGCTGCGTGCCGGCACCTCCCCGACGACTCTCGTTCCTGTCCCGTGATCCCATTTTCTTAGCCCCTCATTTGTCCTACACCCCTCAGCGGTCGTCTCTTCCTTCCCAGATGACTTACCCCTGGAAGTTCTCCGCTTtccattgactttatttttttgtttccacaCCTCCGTCTGGTGATGACTGCGTGCATCACAGAAGCTGAACCAGGGGCGCGACATCTCCTCTTGGCTGGTAAGTACCTCCAGTTTCCCCCTTTCTCTGCCCGAGTTCCCCAGGCCCAGAGACTCCAAAGGTAGGCACCAGGGAAGGGAACCAGAAAGGGTCAGCCCTGCTTCCGGGACTCCAGCCTGCGAACGCCTTGCCACATCCCCGTGGCTCAGGGGAGGTAGGCTGGAccagagggcacagggcaggaAGCCAGGCTCCCTTGCTGGGAAGCAGCGGTGCTTTCTAAATCAAGCCTCAGGTGCAGTGGGCCTGCTTAGGCTGGCAGGGTCCTGGCCCGCCCCTCCCCAGCACGTGGGTGGAGCCAGGGCTTGTAGAGACCGCACCTGGGCCCCAAAACCTGAATGCCTGCGTGGCCTTGAAATCCTTCGCTGTCTGGAGCTCAGGATACTTAGTGTCCTGTGGGGAATGTCCTTGTTGGGTGTCATCAGATCAGCTCCTGCAGAGGAAGCCTGCCACAAGCCAGGGCCAGCAGGAAACGGAATAAGCCCATAGGCAGGAAAATGCTCCCAGGATCTGGGCTGACCCCAAGCCCTTCATCTTCCCGCCATAGGCCAAATGGTTCCCCAGAGTCCCAGCCAAGCCCGTGGTGGCCCTGAAAACACCCATCAAGGTGGAACTACTGGCAGGGAAAACCTacaggtggtgtgtgtgtggccgCAGCAAGAAGCAGGTGAGAGACCGCCACCCCTCCCATTGACTTAGGATGAGCCTGGTTGGGAAAGCAGGGTGTCTCCTGGGAGCTCCCTCTCAAGGGAAAATACTCTCAGGCCAGCGCCACCCAGAGCTTGAGCTCTGTTCCCTGCATCCACTGTTTTCGATGAACCCAGAGAGACAAACTCAGTCACACCGCCAGGTGGGTGGAGCCcagggtctgggctttgcctctgGTGCTCCCTCCTTCTCAGTGTCCTTCCAGGTTCCTACTGCTTAGCACCGAGACTCTTGCCTGTCTCTCCCTCTATCCTTGCTCCTTCCAAGAAGCATCCCCACCAAAGGATCCCAGCCCTGGGACCCCACCCAACACTGGGGGGAGactgcccagctctgctgctgccaAGCGCCCCTTCTCAGTGTCTTcccctgaaaaccctccccttTCCGTTTATGTGGCTTTCCTGGTTGCCTGCCAcaacctgctgtcttctcagccTGCCTGCCGGCTCCCGACTCGACTCCTTTCCCCT
This window of the Desmodus rotundus isolate HL8 chromosome 9, HLdesRot8A.1, whole genome shotgun sequence genome carries:
- the CISD3 gene encoding CDGSH iron-sulfur domain-containing protein 3, mitochondrial — protein: MGGVGALLRPVARKLNQGRDISSWLAKWFPRVPAKPVVALKTPIKVELLAGKTYRWCVCGRSKKQPFCDGSHLFQLTGLSPLKFKAQETRTVALCTCKATQKPPYCDGTHRSERVQKAEVGSPF